The genomic interval CGGTCCCTTCGATCATCTGCTTGCGCTGCTCGGGCGGGAGCGGCGCAGCTGTCGCGCTCGCTTTCCCCGTCGAGCGCAGCTCCGGGCCGATGGTTGTAACCGGAATGTTAAGGCTCTCGATCCACGCACGGAAGTCTGGCGGGACCACAACGCGCACCTCGTGGCCGAGCGCCTTCAGTTGCACGGCCAGCGCCACCACCGGCTGCACATCCCCTCGCGATCCAATCGTCGACAGCAGGGCGCGCATCGCAACTCCCTCCCGAAAATTGCGACGCGATTTTCATCGAGAGAATGGGACTTGCGGCAATCCCCATGGGCGGCGATAAGTTGAGAATCGGGGCGGTCGACGTGATGTATGCGCCATGACCATCGAATCCACCCCGGCCCGCACATCGAAGGCACTCCACATCGGCCTCTGGGTCGTCCAGATCCTGCTGGGCGTGACCTTCGTCGGCACCGCACTCTGGAAGGCGCTCACGCCCATTCCGAAGTTGGCGTCGATGATTCCCTGGGCCGGCCAGGTGTCGCCCGCGTTTTTGTACTTTACGGCGCTCGTCGATTTTCTCGGCGGTCTGGGGCTGGTGCTGCCGGCGGCCACGCGCATCAAGCCGGTGCTCACGCCGGTCGCCGCGCTGGGCTGCGCCGCACTGCAGCTCGCCGCGATCGTCTTTCACACCTCGCGCGGCGAAGTTGCGAATACGCCTTTTAACTATCTGCTCGTCGCGCTGTCGGTCTTCGTCTTCTGGGGCCGGCAGTTCAGGGCGCCGATCGCGCCGCGGCAATGAAGTTTCGCGCCTGCTACGATGCGCGCGTTTCGGACGTGGGAGCACCGATGGCGTCGCGTGGAGTTGCGCTCGGGTTCATGGCGGTCGTGTCGCTCTGGGGTTGCGGGAGCTCGAGCATCGTCCGGGGCGCGACCGGCAGCAGCAGCGGCGGCACGTCGAGCTCAGGCAGCACCGGCCTGAGCGGCACCTCGGGCCACTCCACCGGTACGAGCGGTGTCACCTCCTCCAGCGGCGGCACGACGGGCACGTCGATGGCGTCGGACTTTCCGAGCCAAGCCGTCCTCGTCGGCGGACTGCCCAGCTACCTGCCGGGGCTCTTCGCGGCCGATGGCGGGAGCGCGGGCGGTCCGTGCTTGAGCGAGCCCACGCTCGATGCGCTCGTGCCGCGCAACTGGACGCCGCTGCACTTCGAGTGGGCTCCCACCGGAACGGAGAACGTCTTCGAGCTGCGGCTGCACGTGGCCAACCAGGTGAACGACCTCGTGGTCTACACCTCGAGCACGAGCTACGAGCTCGACGGCGCGGTGTGGTCGGCGCTCGAGTCGCACAGCGCGGGGCAGGACGTGCAGATCAGCCTGCGCGGCGCCTCGCTCGTCTCGGGCGCGCTCACCTCGGGGCCCGACACCGGCGCGATGGGTGCGATTCACCTGTCCACCGCTGAGGCTGCGGGCGCGGTGGTGTACTGGACCTCGAGCGATGGCACGGCGTTCAAGGGCTTCTCGGTCGGCGCGGACTCGGCCGGCGTGGTGCTCACGCCTTCGCTCGCCGGCGCGACCTCGAACGGCTCGGCCACGAATTGCGTGGCGTGCCACGCGAGCTCGCCCGACGGAAAGCTCGTGCTCTACACGCGCGACGACGACGCGGGCACGCGCGCGCTCGACGCGCGGCAGGTGGGCGACGCGGGCGCGCCCGACCCCAGCCAGGTCTCGCCGGCTGCGCTGCAGCTGCTGGGGCGCAATCGACAGTTCGCGCCGGTCACGTCGGCTGCGCACTACGGCCCTGGCGATGCAAAGTCGGTCTCCATCTTCCAGAACCCGGACGACAGCAACCTCTACGACCTCATCTGGACCAACCTCCAGGCGACCGACACGAGCTCGGCGAACTGGGGCGTCATCGCGCGCACGGGCGATGGGCGGCAGGCGGCGTCGCCGAGCTGGCGTCACGATGGAACGGCGGTGGCGTACGTGTCTGCGCCGAGCGTGGGCGAGGGCGTCATCTCCGACGTCACCGCGGCCGATCCCGACTACGACATCTACGTCGTCCCCTACAACGACGGGGCCGGTGGCGCGGCCGCGCCGCTCGCGGGCGCGAGTGATCCGGCGTACCGCGAGTTCTACCCGGTGTACTCGCCGGGGGACTCGCTCATCGCCTTCACGCGGCACGACCAGGCCGCCAACTCGTACAACCAGCCGGCGTCGGAGGTGTGCGTGGTGCCGTCGAATGGGGGCACGGCCACGCGGCTGCGCGCGAACGATCCGCCGGCGTGCACGGGCCTGGTGAGCCCGGGCCTGACGAACTCGTGGCCGCGCTGGGCGCCGCAAGCCACGCAGATTGGCAATGAGCGCGTGTACTGGATGGTGTTCTCGTCGAAGCGGCACGCCTCGAGCGTCGACGGCAATGGCGCGATGATCCCGCAGCTCTACGTGGCCGGCGTGGTGACCCAGGTGCGCTCCGACGG from Deltaproteobacteria bacterium carries:
- a CDS encoding DoxX family protein, with translation MTIESTPARTSKALHIGLWVVQILLGVTFVGTALWKALTPIPKLASMIPWAGQVSPAFLYFTALVDFLGGLGLVLPAATRIKPVLTPVAALGCAALQLAAIVFHTSRGEVANTPFNYLLVALSVFVFWGRQFRAPIAPRQ